From one Syngnathoides biaculeatus isolate LvHL_M chromosome 12, ASM1980259v1, whole genome shotgun sequence genomic stretch:
- the itprip gene encoding inositol 1,4,5-trisphosphate receptor-interacting protein — protein MQGATARLCMVVAAAILNHPALFPQENATVAEQDEDLMARMRQHAETLERERAKLEAELSRADARQEEEEGGDGWEESYSWYFWGIVSFVVFFVVEMCRADVAEFNTRALDDDEAHPTAAMVLDKDVLSQFCDKCTYSSSHDNGRVREFVEGFADDLLESLRSVSDREADVEVGDSVGIGSMFESWQMRKPPTCDLVVPLSPPDPLEFQVRLWCEKPSDTPPDRQGCGTVQVSRFGDRGGECLCGSVNLGEDMLCLLHAKTDVAQVVDRNVDELLCSKRTPLLAKDRVMKWFQLSLTKAWGRISHKYDFDVTFRSLDAAGALKVRFPSGKSVMVNIIPAVRLEDTDGYLVSHFPWDRGGTPDPFWPISLAVYERNLLKHVAKLLPRHSCHLHCLQVVTFLHRKQTSLTGGNALTDFHWKTVVLHLLLRNEPSAWTADRTERRLRDVLGFMHGSLQEKRLHHVLIGNSRVPREIRLPEVIRKAEPVNLFRGLVLRRDVHAATVRHLQEMLRNAAALLQEYTPLSSSGGGLEY, from the coding sequence TGCATGGTCGTCGCCGCCGCCATTTTGAACCACCCCGCGCTCTTTCCGCAAGAGAACGCCACCGTCGCGGAGCAGGACGAGGATCTGATGGCGCGCATGCGACAGCACGCCGAGACGCTGGAAAGGGAGCGGGCCAAGCTGGAGGCGGAGCTCTCGCGGGCGGATGCgaggcaggaggaggaggagggcggcGACGGCTGGGAGGAAAGCTATAGCTGGTACTTCTGGGGCATCGTGTCCTTTGTGGTGTTCTTCGTCGTTGAGATGTGCAGGGCAGACGTGGCCGAGTTCAACACGAGGGCGCTTGACGACGACGAGGCGCATCCTACCGCCGCAATGGTACTTGATAAGGACGTCCTGAGCCAGTTCTGTGACAAATGCACGTACAGTTCGTCTCACGACAACGGGAGGGTGAGGGAGTTCGTCGAGGGTTTCGCCGACGACCTCCTGGAATCCCTCAGGAGCGTCTCCGACCGAGAAGCCGACGTGGAGGTCGGGGACTCTGTCGGGATCGGAAGCATGTTCGAGTCTTGGCAGATGCGCAAGCCTCCGACGTGCGACCTCGTGGTGCCTTTGTCTCCTCCAGATCCGCTCGAGTTCCAGGTCAGGCTGTGGTGCGAGAAACCCAGCGATACGCCACCCGATAGGCAAGGCTGCGGAACAGTCCAGGTGAGCAGGTTCGGGGACCGCGGGGGCGAGTGCTTGTGCGGTTCTGTCAACCTGGGAGAGGACATGCTGTGCCTGCTACACGCTAAAACCGACGTAGCGCAGGTTGTAGACCGCAATGTCGATGAGCTGCTCTGCTCTAAAAGAACGCCGCTCTTGGCTAAGGACCGGGTCATGAAGTGGTTTCAGCTGTCCCTGACCAAAGCGTGGGGGCGCATCTCCCACAAGTACGACTTCGACGTGACGTTTCGCAGCCTGGACGCGGCGGGCGCCCTGAAGGTTCGATTCCCTTCGGGAAAATCCGTTATGGTTAACATCATACCGGCCGTGCGGCTGGAGGACACAGACGGGTATTTGGTCTCGCACTTTCCCTGGGACCGCGGAGGAACTCCGGACCCGTTCTGGCCTATCTCGCTGGCCGTCTACGAGAGGAATCTACTGAAACACGTCGCCAAACTCTTACCTCGACATTCCTGCCATCTGCACTGCCTTCAGGTAGTCACCTTCCTACACAGGAAGCAGACGAGCCTCACGGGGGGAAACGCGTTGACCGACTTCCACTGGAAGACGGTCGTCCTGCACCTGTTGCTCCGCAACGAACCGTCAGCGTGGACCGCCGACAGAACCGAACGCAGACTGCGGGACGTGCTCGGCTTCATGCACGGCAGCCTCCAAGAGAAGAGACTCCACCACGTCCTCATCGGGAACAGTCGCGTGCCACGAGAGATTCGGCTTCCGGAGGTGATCCGCAAAGCGGAGCCGGTCAATCTGTTTCGGGGTTTGGTGTTGAGGAGGGACGTTCACGCCGCGACGGTGCGCCACCTCCAGGAGATGTTGAGGAATGCAGCCGCGCTTTTACAAGAGTACACCCCACTTTCATCATCTGGTGGCGGTTTGGAGTACTAG